The genomic window TCAATAATACTTTAGCATTTGTATTTAgcaaatattttttgttttgtCAAAATAAGCTGATGGTACCTAGCCAATATGTGGTTGTATTAGGTAACTATATTTTACAAATATTTAGGGAATTTATATAATGGTTGGTAAATACAGGAAGCCAAAATCTTAAAACACTAGTAATATGTAGTCTAGGTAATTGTCAAGAGTTACACTATTGGGATCTGGAACCTCCTTTGGGTTAAACTTGAATGTATGCAACTTCCAAGTGAGAATTTCAGGTATCACCAATACAAGCCTAATAGCTTTCCACTTCCTTGGCACTATgctacaatactgtaggagtaccttttaaaaattataaagaAATTTGGTATGGCCTGAAGTAGAGGAGGTCCGACACGAATTGTCTCACTGAAAATGTTGTGAACCACACAAACAATTgcttttatttcactacttgctaatactgattgtgggttttagtttatacTAAACCACTCATGGAATACAAACTGCATTGTCCAAAGAAACTGAGAGAGGTGATTACAGTGCTGTTTTCCATGAAtgtgaaaacaaaaaaaaattacataacaTGCATAGTGAAATAGATTTAACTTACCCTAACCCTTTCTACAGTTTCACGATAGCCAAAGAGTTCTTTCCATTCTAAAAATTTCTTGGCATCTTCTACATACTTCAGTAGACCATTGAGCTGGCCATAGAACTCTCCAATCTCTTGTTCTCGTTCGTGTAATTGTCTCATCTTTTCAGCAACTTTAAGATTGACCTTCTGCCACAGGGTGGCCACATCAAACAGGTAGACCTAGAGATCATATAGAAATTCTTTAACATTCATAAGAGAGAAGCAACCTGattcacatacacacactcgaCTTACTAGCTTTTATGCCACAGCAAGTTGAAATACTCGAATTTCGTTgactacttacaggtatctaaatcctgtagatcccttgttcatgtctcaatagatccctgtctctggggcaATACAAAACACGGCAATTaagcgcctgtaacattggtaaCACATGGGCGTTTAACTGGATAGTAAGTGCCGTTACAACTTGTTCTACTCACGAACGCTACATTTCTcgtgttacaagcagctgggaAGGTACAACAAGCAGCAGCGAAGGTACATGAATGAGCTGTGGTCCTAATTAattagacatcaaaacacaggaTTCTACGTAATTTAAAAACcatcaggccctgtagtagcacaCTCGCTTCGGTTGTGCACCACAACACAGGGGCCttagggtttctaaattccttagaaccctgtgttttgatgtctaactattatataactaACATATTAAACCTACTGCCCCGAAGCATGGTAAGTCATAAACACGCTAGTCCCATGTAGAGTAAAATGCATACAGCATAGAGCCAAGTTTTAAATAAACACTGCATCGCTCTCCACTGAACATCTAGTTAGTCACAGTTTCTAATATCTGCATGCAATGTGAAGCAAATAGCACCCTATAGCCTTAAGTTTTAAATTTGAATCTGTAAAAACAGAGTGTAGTGTAGATTCCAAGGTAACGAATGCCGGTGTCATAATATATGAGCGCCTGCCTAGTATAGTTGCTGACCTTGTTTAAATAGTGTGAACACTTGTTTAAAAAGATATATTTACTAGGTCCACAAGTCAAGGCAATGTGATATATGCATGCATCTGTACTAATACAAGTGATACAACACACCTCTAGTGATTGTTTCAACTTGGCTGGTATGCCACTGTTAGCCTCAAGGAAGGTAGAACATTGACTATTCAGTGACTCTAATATCTTGTGTTGTTCTAATGTCTCTGACTGGATAGTCTAAAGTACAAAGAGTAAGAACATGTGTGATAAGTACATTCCATACTTCTGAGTTTTCATGAGAGATATTTCCCTCACAACAACTATAACACAGTTCAATAAAGGTGTTGATAAGAGTTCAAAGGAAGATGTTAAAGCAAATAAAAGATAAAGACAGGACAGAAAACAATAACCATAACAACAATAACCATAACAACATCagcaataacaacaataacCATAACAACATCagcaataacaacaataacaaaaggGATAAGAACACAACCAATATAGTCACTTAGTTACAAATACACAATAGGATTGTACTTACTTGACACTTATCAATGGAGAAGTGTACCTCTTCAATATCAGGTATTGGTGGTAGTTGAGTAGAATTCATCCGATTAACTAGTTCTAACAACTCAAAATTTAGTGCATCAGCTTGTGAGTAATTGCTGCATCTCAACTTGTTTATCTCTGTCCATCTGTACACTAGATAACTGGAGGTGAATACTCTTCCTCTTGGATTTGTCCTAGTGAGTAAACAATGAAGCATATTATTGATGTAAATTCCGCtagcacaatacacacacatgtacgcacacacactgtacatgcacacatacacacagatgGCATTTAAATTGCTTGATCCGATTATTTCAACTAGCAAAAACATGTGTCGTATGCCAAGATATCTTCATTTCAGCAGCTTTAAGCCACATTAGTATCGTATCGTATCAATACTTTACAAGAAAGTATCGAATATCAGATTGAATCAAAAATCCTAGTATCACCCACCCTTATTGAGCAATTGAGAAAGTATAAAAGCTAGTCATGGTTGTCAACAGAGGTTTCAGGCTTGTGCCAAAAATTCATATCTACAGATACACAATCTACTTCATTACTAAATCAAGTTTCAACCTTTAACCTTTATAAGAACACTTGTcagatttgattgtgggataGATATTTCACCATAACAAGTACTGATGATCTATAGGATGTGTCTGCAATTGATACAGGCATAAAACCTTTCGCCTTTGTGTATGCTGCatgttttgtaattgttttgttttgcCAGTATACCTTAATTCTTGAACCTAAGTATACATTTGCTTCATTGACAAATAGGGCAGAACTAATCATCAAAGTACAATATCAATTAATTGATGTATTTCAATTATTCAGAATTCAATAATTACATTAGGCTTTAACCATTATTTTTCATACATTCAAAGAGTACGGTACAGGAGGAGGAAATAAGATCAGACGTACGCCATTAATAATCATATGGTGGATCTAAAAGGTGATGTAAGAATGATCTTATATCATTGGCTAATAGCTCATCTGAGCTGTTACCCTGAAGATTATACATGTAATGTTAGTGAAGAACTACTCAGTGAGACATTAGTACACATTGCAAAAAGGAATTATATAGCCAATATGATTAGTTACAGGTTAACCTGATTTGATTAACCTTCTAAAAAATATCAAACGTGAGATTACGTGACCTACAAATAATACACATAGGACAACCATTGtcagaatcaagacacacggtagtgtgtcgtgcggcccaagaagccggcgcgtaacacccgtgagtatattgacaggaagaaagaaaacgcaattttcgcacctccgtagctctgtgcttccttgatgaaacaagacgatttttgctgtggacatgccctccaactgcagcactccacattccaaatttgagcgaaatcgcttcacgcgttcccgagatatgcgacttcaaaaattggctaaatttcttcgtttttttcttcttatttttctttttcttgtcacacacttacaaaaactgctataaaacgcggaCGCCACATCCGatttgccttgaaatttggcacacagaagggggatataaaggcgcatttcGGTATCAACTTttgctggaatacgataaacaggcaaagagttatgagcgattattcacgaaaaataacaccaatatgttgtcacgcctacagggtaaaccgcgtacgGGAAGacgctgaaaatcggtgggtgaataggttaactattgaacctcaaaccttttgtagtttgaaagaaatcgagctaaaaaccaggaagatacaacgaaaaaaccaacagtgtgtaacaattacgcaatcgaaattagctaattaaaaaaaaagactgcttgccacgcctacctgataaaccgcttggggtaatgctttgaaaatcgttgtacagttggagtaatcatcttagaaaggctcatcaatggtgtagaagaatcatacataaagccatggagttataacacgaaatccaacttggtgcagcaagtgcaagatcaagatactctaatagagcagtcatcctaatagagcagtcaccctgaagagaatttaagagatcagctagaaacaagaaatctacatagagatcagctacacacaagtcaccctgtagagagatcagctagaagaagttaccttgtagggagttcatgcaactatggaaagagatagttcagctagaagaaatcaccttgtagagttaagctacaaagaaaccaccatgtagagacaaacaaatctccctgtagagagattagctagaagaaattaccttgtagagagttcagctaaaaagaaaccatcatgtagagagttcagctacaaacaaatctccctgtagagagattagctagaagaagttaccttgtagagagttcagctacaaagaaaccatcatgtagagacaaacaaatctccctgtagagagattagctagaagaaattaccttgtagagagttcagctaaaaagaaaccatcatgtagagagttcagctacaaacaaatctccctgtagagagatcagctagaggaagttaccttgtagagagttcagcttcaaacaaatcaccctgtagaaagatctgctagaagaggtcaccttgtactgtaactgaactctgtatagagagttcagttacaaagaaaccaccatgtagagagctcagctacaaactagtgaccttgtaaagacatcagctagaagaagttaccttgtagagagtacagctacaaagaaaccaccatgtagaaaattcagctacaaactagagaccctgtaaagacatcagctagaagaagttaccttgtagagagttcagctacaaagaaaccattatttaaagagctcagctgcaaacaaatcacctatacagaattcagctacaaacaaatcaccatgtagagagatcagctagaagaagttatcttgtagatagttcagctacaaacaaatcatcctgtagagagatcagctagaagaagttaacttgtagagagttcagctacaaagaaaccatcatttagagagttcagcttcaaacaaatctcctgtagatagttcagctacaaacaaatctccctgtagagagatcagctagaagaagttaccttgtagggagatcaggtataaacaaatcactctgtagaaagatcagctagaagaagtcaccttgtagaaagttcagttacaaaaaaccaccatgtagagagttcagctacaaactagtgaccttgtagagacatcagctagaaaagttaccttgtagagagtttagctacaaagaaaccattctgtaaagagctcagctgcaaacaaatcacctgtacagtattcagctacaaacaaatcaccctgtagagaggtcagctagaagaaattaccttgtagatagttcagctacaaagaaaccaacatgtagagagtttagttgcaaagaaattaccctgtagaaaattcagccacaaacaaattgccctgtagaaagatcagttagaagaagttaccttgtagagagttcagctacaaagaaaccattctgtaaagagctcagctgcaaacaaatcacctgtacagaattcagctacaaacaaatcaccctgtagagagatcagctagaagaaattaccttgtagatagttcagctacaaagaaaccaacatgtagagagtttagttgcaaagaaattaccctgtagaaaattcagccacaaacaaattgccctgtagaaagatcagttagaagaagttaccttgtagagagttcagctacaaagaaaccattctgtaaagagctcagctgcaaacaaatcacctgtacagaattcagctacaaacaaatcaccctgtagagagatcagctagaagaaattaccttgtagatagttcagctacaaacaaatcaccctgtagagagttcagctacaaagaaatcaccctgtagaaaattcaaccacaaacaaattgccctgtagaaagatcagttagaagaagttaccttttagagagttcagctacaaagaaaccattctgtaaagagctcagctgcaaacaaatcacctgtacagaattcagctacaaacaaaccaccctgtagagagatcagctagaagaagttaccttgtagatcgttcagctacaaacaaatcaccctgtagagagatcagctagaagaagttaccttgtagagagttcagctacaaagaaaccaccatgtagagagtttagttgcaaagaaatcaccctgtagaaaattcagccacaaacaaattgccctgtagaaagatcagttagaagaagttaccttttagagagttcagctacaaagaaaccattctgtaaagagctcagctgcaaacaaatcacctgtacagaattcagctacaaacaaatcaccctgtagagaggtcatcaagaagaaattaccttgtagatagttcagctacaaagaaaccaccctgtagagagatcagctagaagaagttacctttagagagttcagctacaaagaaaccaccatgtagagagttcagctgcaaagaaatcaccctgtataaaattctgccacaaacaaattgccctgtagaaagatcagttagaagaagttaccttgtagagagttcagctacaaagaaaccattctgtaaagagctcagctgcaaacaaatctcctgtacagaattcagctacaaacaaatcatcctgtagagagatcagctagaagaagttaccttgtagattgttcagctacaaacaattcaccctgtagagagagcatctagaagaagtcaccttgtagagtgttcagttacaaagaaaccaccatggagatttctgtaatcaatataatgttatgtattatataatatataatttgtacatttactgataaaatatttaaagtacatctacttcatcttttcttcttcctttggtaaaaaaaagataggttaaaaaagtcccaaagccggccataggcctgctttggggtatacgaatacaaaaagaaatgaaatctaatccaaaacagccaagctgtaaagaaagtgtgcagccctcaaaaaggctatggtgaaaaaagatgtgaaatccaaggtggcggccaagaaatagctgtgaaggtaggttaatggcaaaaattttaataatgacaattcaggtgaattttgtgccaagaccaagcggcacaaaaattcacgtcgttagtaaaatttttaccattaacctaccatcacagccatttcttggtcgccaccttggatttcacatcttttttcaccatagcctttttgagggccgcacacttttttacagctagactgttttggattagtttATATATTACAGCTTGTTACTATTGATTGTGGTATTGAATTACAACACTAAATGTTTAAAACTTTAACTCAGGAGAGCATCTAATTAAAATGTGTTTAGCCAACACAATGTGTAAAGAAGAGAAATCTCTATTTCTATACCAAAAATTTCTTAAGTACAATAAGACCTGTGGCTTCTTATAAGACCTGGTGCTTAGTACACAAAGGTGCTAGGTAAAAGATTGACAGTTGCTTTGATTTTATGTGAGActaaaataaatatttaaaatgCTAATGAAACAGATAATTTTAAAAGGGACAAATATTTGAATATTCTAAATGTATGCATTGATCTCACAAATACTTAAAATTATGTTCCATAGTTgtccacacaaaaagaaattgCTACATTAGTGCTTATCTGTTGGTACAACTCTATAATTGTCATTATTGTGTAGGAAAATGGCAAAACATTTTGCAAAGGTTTTAAGATTAACTACTTTAGTACAATAGAATATGAATCTGCTCCGACAGCATTCAAATACTTGATTTAGAATGAATAACAAACTATTAGAATGGTTTGTTTTAGTCCtagtttcaggtgagtttgcaataaatggtagtAAAATATTTTTTATGGATtacattatttactcttggttataTAAATCCATTTTAGCCTTATAGGGTTTAGCTGGTATTTTAATCAAAAAGGTATGACTCCTCCACAAGGGGTGGGACATTTGTCCTAAATGCTCCATGCTGGATTCGCCATTGTTCTTTGTGTCACTTCATGTGAATAGGAGACCAGAGCTTTATATATGTTAAAGAAAAGTTACACATATGTAAGCAGATGTACTGGTCCTGGTGATCATATGCGTGATATGCATGTATTGTTGTGGGTAAAGCCAGCTGTTTGAAATTAGTTATATACAATACAACACACCACAGAAATGTGGTATGCTACGTATATGTCACTTCAGCAGCCAGGCTATTGTAGTTGTTTTACACATCATGTAATTATACACTGCCAGTTACAACATTTTCAAAGTCTCTTTTAAGTGTATAAGTGAGCTTCACCTACAAAGAATTTAAATGGACTGACTAGCTACAAAAGGATATTATTAGAAAAAGCTGACCAGTGTATTTTAAAAAGATCAGGTACTGCTTGTGGCAGCTGTCAAGTAGGCCAATGCTATTTGTTTCAATCTTTGGCAGTTTATACATGCataatgtatataattacaTATCACATATCAATGAAGGGATATGATTAATTGTTTAGGCTGCTTGCAACTGAAATACACATAGTAGTATTATACACATAGCTCAAACTAAATGATTATAGCCCAGATAACTAGCTACCCCAGCATTATATCAATTTTTGACAACATTCCACTTTTGCACTCTAATTCTACTGTAAATCTGATGGTCATCATGTAGTTGGGGACGATATGGCTATGTTATGCTTTATTAGAGGTAGCTATCATGTATGCAATGTTGTGCCAAATGCAGAGCTTTAATGTCTGATTCATTACCCTAGTAAGCTTTGGCCTAACAGGTTCCTATAGAGGAATACTGaataatatacatgcatgcttTATAAAACAGTTATCATATACCACTTTAAGACACATTGTTAATGTGCCATTATTGGCACACTCTAATGGCAGCAGTATAGACTGTCGTGTTTCGAACAAAAGTCAAGGAGTACTCCACAGGTGGAATCAAACCCCTCACCTGTACCTATTTTATAGCTGACGAATTGTGCTAGTGAAGCTCACACAAGATAAGGACATATTACACATTTACTCATACTACGAGTTTGATTATATTGTTTCCTCATACTGTGAATGAGTGATAAGCAGCTTgtatactatagctagttatcACGCTCTAGCGAGTGAAAATAACTGTATAGTGTATGAATGTATGTTTCAGTGAAGCCTGCACAAGATGAAGTTCTATTACATGTTTACTCATGCCATATGTACATGTTAAagtatagccgcgagtgctatatgtgaccgggcctgcgatacactgttaaaacaggggagtaacagtaactatgggagtaaaatattttactctaaAAGGGGAGTTCGgattactaggagagtaacagtaacccactaagggtaaaagagaactccaagtaagtgaaagcaccaaactgaagagttctcattaccagctagctagtaactaaggtgaactcagtgagccagtttatatagctagctactgaggcCACATAGCTGAACTGAATGATGAGCCACTTATAGCTGTCTCACTATGatattttctccattaactGGCCAGTCCAATTCTAGCCACTCAATGtaaaaaggaaagtaattatATACGTAGGTttccttttcaatggcagccatttactCATGTTCCATTTTACAGACTAACCAAGACATAGTGAAGGAAACAGACAGTACGAAAGCAGGAGGACGAATTGTTACTCAAGAgtcaagaatattttgaaatacgtagCGTAAGCTCCCAATTATCGGCAGTACTCAATTATCGGCACAAGCATTTTCAATTATCGGCATAAGATTACGGTATAGTGCTTCAATAATTTACGCATCTCTTGAACAGTGGTGAAGTGAAATCAAGGTAAAAAGTGTCCTATTAACTCCTGAAATCTATTACTACTTGTTGATATAGGCCTGTATTGGTGTTGGGGGCACTGGTGAGCGTGGTCCAAAGATGCCACGAAGTGAAAACGTGTCTAGAAACGGACGGGGAAGGGGAAGACCAGGTTCGCGCTCAGCCCCAGCAGTTTTATTATCAAGCAACACCCCCAAGAAACGAAAGCAGTGGACGGATGAAAGTATGCGCTCCGCCATTGATGCCGTAAAGGGCGGGCAAAAGATCTGGAGAGCGGCAAAACAGTACAATGTTCCAAGGCAAACACTACAGGATAGAATAAATGGTCGTGTCGTTCATGGCACTAATCCTGGGCCTAAACCATATTTATCACGTGTTGAGGAGACTGAACTGGCAGAGTTTTTAGTGGATACTGCTAAGGCAGGGTATGGCAAGAGCAGAAAGCAGGTACAGATGATTGCAACAAATGTAGTTCATGACAAGCAAAGGATGTCACCAAGTAGAAGAATATCAAATGGCTGGTACTACAGGTTTATGCAAAGACAGAACCACCTGACATTACATAAAGGTGATCCCATAGCCAACATTAGAATGGATTGTATGAATGAGGAAACAATGACTGATTATTTTGATAAGTTGAAGTATGTCCTGCAGAAGAACAAGTTGATGGATAGCCCAAGTCAGATTTACAATGTCGACGAGACCAGAATGCCATTAGATCACCGACCACCAAAGATTGTGACAAAGAGAGGTCAGAAGAAGGTGCGTAGCAGAACTTCCAGTAATAAGAGCCAGGTGACTGTTATTGCTTGTGTAAGTGCTACAGGACATGTGATTCCACCATTTGTCATCTTTGATGCAAAGGGCCTTAATTATGAATGGACCAGGGGGCAAGTTCCAGGTACACGATATGGTCTCAGCAGTACAGGTTGGGTTGACACAGAGTTGTTTAAGGGGTGGCTGAATAAGCATTTTCTGAAGCATGTTGTTGGAAGTAGACCATTGCTTTTAGTGCTGGATGGGCACAGCACACATTATCAGCCGGAATTGATCAAGTATTGCTTAGACAATGATGTTGTTTTGATGTGCCTTCCACCACACACAACTCATGAAAGCCAACACTGGATTCTAGTGTCTTCAAGCCACTGAAACAGAATTGGCAGAATGCTTGCCACAGATTTGTCGAGAAAAACCCAGGTAGAGTCATTACTAAATATGATTTCTCTCCACTTCTTTGTGAAGCATGGGGCAACGCTATGGTGCCAAATAATATAATTTCTGGATTCAGGAGGAGTGGGATATTTCCATTCAATCCTAATGCTCTTGACTATGGTGCCAATAGTAGCAGTAATGCAAATGTTGGTTGTTCATCTGCAAGCAACACATCTGTTAGAGTTGAAGAGTTTACATCAGAGCAGATTGAACGGTTTGAGAGGCGTTTTGTGAACAACTATGACATCCCAGATCCAGAGTATGTGCGATGGCTGAAGGAAACTCATCCAACAGGAGCAGCACAATTGTCTTCACCTCCTTTGAATGCCATACAAGGTGACACCACACTGGCTGCCATGTTTAGCTTGAGTCCTGAAGAGGAACTGATTGGCTTAGAACAGTCCACTGCTGTTGAGCCGTGCCATGTTGGTGAGTTACCCACTGTGCCATTTGATGTTGCCACCATTGTTGAATCATGTCCTATTGATGAGTCACCCACTGTGCAAGATGAAGCTTTTGACATTGCCGCCACTGTTGAGCCATATCATGTTGATGCTTCTCATGCCACACAAGATGAAACAACTGACACTTCTGATGCTAGAGAAGCACCTCAGTCATCTTTAACTATTTCAGCTACTGGTGGAAGTGTACCTGGTGTTGCTCCTCCTGATCATGAGG from Dysidea avara chromosome 2, odDysAvar1.4, whole genome shotgun sequence includes these protein-coding regions:
- the LOC136248074 gene encoding uncharacterized protein; the protein is MIATNVVHDKQRMSPSRRISNGWYYRFMQRQNHLTLHKGDPIANIRMDCMNEETMTDYFDKLKYVLQKNKLMDSPSQIYNVDETRMPLDHRPPKIVTKRGQKKVRSRTSSNKSQVTVIACVSATGHVIPPFVIFDAKGLNYEWTRGQVPGTRYGLSSTGWVDTELFKGWLNKHFLKHVVGSRPLLLVLDGHSTHYQPELIKRSGIFPFNPNALDYGANSSSNANVGCSSASNTSVRVEEFTSEQIERFERRFVNNYDIPDPEYVRWLKETHPTGAAQLSSPPLNAIQGDTTLAAMFSLSPEEELIGLEQSTAVEPCHVGELPTVPFDVATIVESCPIDESPTVQDEAFDIAATVEPYHVDASHATQDETTDTSDAREAPQSSLTISATGGSVPGVAPPDHEGEFTYISKYLIHMKRRKEHEEKEQRKAAREQKKKERNEAAKLRAERSEKRKQEAAHKKEEAAKKKEEAARRREAVRSKGRNNEDQASTSISRKRRNNASNSVSNKRLRFIEDDNNSTRHNIVYDDTTTDDYDDNQCCVCFRTYEEDQIEETGFLWVRCVCGRWVHEDCYSEVVMDKNGRELICPYCVL